One Lysinibacillus fusiformis genomic window carries:
- a CDS encoding NAD(P)H-dependent flavin oxidoreductase, translating to MSSLPIIVAPMFLVSNPAMVIEASKAGAIGSFPLLNARPVEVCDEWLQEIKEALPTEPWAVNFICHPVANARFEEDLQLIERHEPPIVITSLGNPKRVIEIVHGYGGEVYADVANVKHAEKSAAIGVDGLILVCAGAGGHGGQLHPFGFVSAVKKFYNGTIILSGSISSGADVLATQIIGADYAYMGTRFLACDEGNAPEDYKNMVIDSKTDDILYTDAFSGVHVNVLIPSLLKEGIDPSTLKPREDIDLTHLVNAKAWRDIWSAGHGVTNIEKRESVREIIRTLQEEYDTAKQQIIAVQPQ from the coding sequence ATGTCGAGTTTACCAATTATAGTTGCACCGATGTTTTTAGTATCGAACCCAGCGATGGTGATTGAAGCAAGTAAGGCAGGGGCAATTGGTTCGTTTCCTTTATTGAATGCAAGACCAGTAGAGGTTTGTGATGAGTGGTTACAGGAGATTAAAGAGGCGTTACCAACAGAGCCTTGGGCTGTTAATTTTATTTGTCATCCTGTAGCGAATGCACGCTTTGAAGAGGATTTACAGTTAATTGAAAGGCATGAACCACCGATTGTTATTACATCACTTGGTAATCCGAAGCGGGTCATTGAAATCGTGCATGGCTATGGTGGTGAAGTGTATGCTGATGTAGCTAATGTCAAGCATGCAGAGAAATCAGCCGCAATAGGTGTAGACGGCCTTATTCTTGTATGTGCAGGTGCGGGAGGACATGGAGGTCAACTTCATCCATTTGGTTTTGTATCTGCGGTGAAAAAGTTCTATAATGGTACAATTATTTTATCAGGTTCCATTTCTAGCGGTGCAGACGTGTTAGCTACGCAAATTATTGGCGCCGACTACGCCTATATGGGAACGCGCTTTTTAGCTTGTGATGAAGGGAATGCACCTGAAGACTATAAAAATATGGTTATTGACAGTAAGACCGATGACATTTTATATACGGATGCTTTTAGTGGCGTGCATGTTAATGTCTTAATCCCATCGCTATTAAAAGAAGGGATTGATCCATCGACGTTAAAGCCAAGAGAGGATATTGATTTAACCCATCTTGTAAATGCCAAGGCTTGGCGAGATATCTGGTCAGCGGGTCATGGCGTTACAAATATCGAAAAGCGAGAGTCAGTTCGTGAAATTATCAGAACATTGCAAGAGGAGTATGATACGGCGAAGCAACAAATCATCGCCGTACAGCCTCAATAA
- a CDS encoding glutaminase — translation MGEDHTKIAQWVEQFRPFAKEGNCASYIPALAQKNPNQLAIAIIGPDGSKMKAGDTTERFTLQSVSKIVTFILACMDKGLSYVLERVDVEPTGDTFNSIVRLESHQPGKPFNPMINAGAITVSSILSGDSPQEKIDNLLHFLENMLGKKVSVNEEVFQSEWQTANRNRALAYYLMASGYLDCPVEEALEVYLKQCAIEIDVSDLAMIGLVIANDGYHPILKTQLFPKQVAKLTKALMVTCGMYNASGKFAAFIGLPAKSGVSGAILAAVPGHASIQSPFPTGCGIGIYGPAIDTIGNSVAGVHLLKHIATEWNMNIF, via the coding sequence ATGGGAGAAGATCATACAAAAATAGCACAATGGGTGGAGCAGTTTCGCCCGTTTGCAAAAGAAGGCAACTGCGCTAGCTACATACCAGCACTTGCCCAAAAAAATCCGAATCAACTGGCCATTGCTATCATCGGACCAGATGGTAGTAAAATGAAGGCTGGAGATACAACTGAACGTTTTACACTCCAAAGTGTATCTAAAATTGTTACTTTTATTTTAGCATGTATGGATAAAGGATTATCTTATGTATTAGAGCGCGTTGATGTAGAACCAACTGGTGATACTTTTAATTCGATTGTGCGTTTAGAAAGTCATCAGCCCGGAAAGCCTTTTAACCCGATGATTAATGCAGGAGCTATCACAGTATCTTCCATCCTTTCTGGAGACTCACCGCAGGAAAAAATAGATAATTTACTACATTTTTTAGAAAACATGCTTGGGAAAAAAGTGAGTGTCAATGAAGAAGTTTTTCAATCGGAATGGCAAACGGCTAATCGAAATCGAGCGCTAGCGTACTATTTGATGGCATCTGGTTATTTAGATTGCCCAGTAGAGGAAGCGCTGGAGGTTTATTTAAAGCAATGTGCCATTGAAATAGATGTTTCAGATTTGGCCATGATCGGATTAGTAATCGCCAACGATGGTTATCATCCGATTTTAAAAACACAGCTATTCCCTAAGCAAGTAGCTAAATTAACGAAAGCGTTAATGGTGACGTGTGGTATGTATAATGCGTCTGGTAAATTCGCGGCGTTTATCGGATTACCTGCCAAGAGTGGCGTCTCTGGAGCAATTCTAGCGGCCGTCCCAGGCCATGCAAGCATACAATCCCCTTTCCCGACTGGCTGTGGAATCGGCATTTATGGGCCAGCGATAGATACAATAGGAAACAGTGTTGCAGGTGTTCATTTACTGAAACATATTGCCACAGAGTGGAATATGAATATTTTTTAA
- a CDS encoding rhodanese-like domain-containing protein encodes MDILITIGVILVVLIAYIGINAMRLKKAVTNLTQEQFIEGYRKAQLIDVREQKEFEAGHILGARSVPSTALRQRYKEIRPDLPVYLYCQNTGRSARAALFLKKRGYNQIYQLEGGFRNWTGKIKTKKQ; translated from the coding sequence TTGGACATACTTATCACAATTGGTGTAATTTTAGTAGTTCTAATTGCATATATTGGTATCAATGCAATGCGTCTAAAAAAAGCCGTAACCAACTTAACACAAGAACAATTTATTGAAGGCTATCGTAAAGCACAGCTAATTGATGTGCGTGAGCAGAAAGAATTTGAGGCAGGTCATATTCTTGGCGCACGAAGCGTTCCTTCTACAGCACTACGTCAACGTTACAAAGAAATCCGACCAGATTTACCAGTATATTTATACTGTCAAAATACAGGTCGTAGTGCTCGTGCTGCACTATTCTTAAAAAAACGTGGCTACAACCAAATTTACCAGCTTGAAGGCGGCTTCCGTAATTGGACTGGGAAAATAAAAACAAAAAAACAATAA
- a CDS encoding ABC transporter permease translates to MKAAIFATRNHKEIVRDPLTLLFGIAFPVLMMVLFSVMQKNTPFALYEIETLTPGVIVFSFSFLTLFSGMLLGKDKSTSFLMRIFASPMTAADYVIGYVLPLLPIAVLQISVCILAALFLGLSLDLSVLFMGIVLIVISLLYIGFGLLLGTIFTDKQVGGIFAILVTVTTWLSGTWFQLDMIGGAFQSIAQLLPFVHAADAARAVLSGHYEDVLLSLAIVVGYTALTFIIAILVFKGKMQE, encoded by the coding sequence TTGAAGGCTGCTATATTTGCGACAAGAAACCATAAAGAAATCGTACGTGATCCATTAACACTACTTTTCGGTATAGCCTTCCCTGTTTTAATGATGGTTTTATTTTCAGTGATGCAAAAAAATACGCCATTTGCATTATATGAAATTGAGACTCTAACACCAGGCGTCATTGTCTTTAGTTTTTCGTTTCTGACACTTTTTTCTGGCATGTTGCTTGGCAAGGATAAGAGTACCTCCTTTTTAATGCGTATTTTCGCTTCACCTATGACAGCAGCTGATTACGTAATAGGCTATGTACTGCCGTTATTACCAATTGCTGTATTGCAGATCAGTGTTTGTATACTTGCTGCTCTATTCTTAGGGTTGTCACTGGATCTATCTGTACTGTTCATGGGTATCGTACTCATTGTTATTTCCTTATTGTATATTGGTTTTGGCTTATTACTAGGTACGATATTTACAGATAAACAGGTAGGTGGAATTTTTGCAATACTTGTCACTGTGACAACTTGGTTAAGTGGTACATGGTTTCAGCTTGATATGATAGGAGGAGCATTTCAATCAATCGCTCAATTACTTCCATTTGTCCATGCTGCTGATGCCGCGCGTGCCGTGTTAAGTGGACATTATGAAGATGTTCTGTTATCTCTCGCTATCGTCGTTGGCTATACAGCCCTTACTTTCATTATAGCTATTTTAGTATTTAAAGGGAAAATGCAAGAGTAA
- a CDS encoding DUF3021 domain-containing protein, translating to MRKDLLIRIVGGFVSGVVIGQIVQICISIGLGKGSYIAIVPEFSALFISETVAICTQIFLTGIIGVTFALAALVFEIAKWSMLKQFIVHFCMTAIVWIPIVMILWMPQTMANIFSLLASFIGTYIVTWLLQYKLAKRDIEKINAIFERGEFHDH from the coding sequence ATGCGAAAAGATTTACTTATACGTATAGTAGGTGGATTTGTTAGTGGTGTCGTGATTGGGCAAATCGTACAAATATGTATATCGATTGGCCTGGGAAAAGGGAGTTATATCGCGATTGTTCCAGAGTTTAGTGCTTTATTTATAAGTGAAACAGTAGCTATTTGTACGCAAATTTTTTTGACTGGGATTATAGGTGTCACATTTGCCCTAGCGGCTTTAGTCTTTGAAATCGCTAAATGGAGCATGTTGAAGCAATTTATCGTGCATTTTTGTATGACGGCAATTGTCTGGATACCAATTGTCATGATTTTATGGATGCCTCAAACAATGGCCAATATATTTTCCTTACTGGCGAGTTTCATCGGTACATATATCGTGACATGGTTGTTGCAATATAAACTAGCGAAGCGTGATATTGAAAAAATAAATGCTATCTTTGAAAGAGGTGAGTTTCATGACCATTGA
- a CDS encoding amino acid permease: protein MEQQQLKRELKNRHVQLIAIGGTIGTGLFLGSGKAIALAGPSIIFAYLIVGIALFFVMRALGELLLSNAGYTSFTDFATEYIGPWAGYVTGWTYWFCWIMTAMADIIAVGVYTQYWFDIPQWVPAVGCLVLLLILNLLTVKLFGELEFWFALIKVVTIVALIFIGLFMLFTGFQTNSGTVSVENLWAHGGLFPNGMYGFLMAFQLVVFAFVGVELVGVSAAETANPQKNIPSAINKIPLRILLFYVGALFVLLCINPWNEMSAASSPFVQVFTLAGIPIAAGIINFVVLTSAASAGNSGLFSTSRMLFNLGSNKQASSSFAKLNKNSVPSNALIVSTIVVSVGALLSKLMPENAFSVVTTISAICFIWVWSIILISHIIYKRKNRARHEASIFKAPFTPFVNYLVLVFFAFLLVVMFISEATRTALLLTPVWFIVLFILYKVKRT from the coding sequence GTGGAACAACAACAGTTAAAACGCGAATTAAAAAATCGTCATGTGCAATTAATTGCCATCGGCGGAACAATAGGCACAGGCTTATTTTTAGGATCAGGAAAAGCCATCGCCCTAGCAGGACCTTCAATTATTTTCGCCTATCTAATTGTCGGAATTGCCCTATTCTTTGTGATGCGTGCACTTGGTGAACTATTATTATCGAATGCAGGTTATACATCATTTACAGATTTCGCCACAGAATATATCGGCCCATGGGCAGGCTATGTCACTGGTTGGACATACTGGTTCTGCTGGATTATGACAGCTATGGCGGATATTATTGCGGTCGGTGTCTATACACAATATTGGTTTGATATTCCACAGTGGGTGCCAGCAGTTGGTTGTTTAGTACTGTTATTAATTTTAAATTTATTGACAGTAAAACTATTTGGTGAGCTAGAATTCTGGTTTGCACTTATTAAAGTCGTGACGATTGTCGCACTTATTTTTATAGGATTATTTATGCTATTTACTGGTTTCCAAACAAATTCGGGTACCGTTTCTGTGGAAAATCTTTGGGCACATGGTGGCCTATTTCCTAATGGCATGTACGGCTTTCTCATGGCCTTCCAACTGGTGGTCTTTGCTTTTGTAGGGGTTGAATTAGTTGGTGTTTCTGCTGCTGAAACAGCAAATCCACAAAAAAATATTCCATCTGCCATTAACAAAATCCCATTAAGAATCTTACTTTTTTACGTGGGTGCATTATTTGTTCTTTTATGCATCAATCCTTGGAATGAAATGTCTGCCGCAAGCAGTCCATTTGTCCAAGTATTTACGCTAGCTGGAATTCCGATTGCAGCAGGTATTATCAATTTTGTCGTGCTAACATCAGCTGCTTCAGCTGGTAATAGTGGCTTATTCTCTACAAGTCGCATGCTCTTTAATCTAGGAAGCAATAAGCAAGCATCATCTTCATTTGCGAAATTAAATAAAAACAGCGTACCAAGTAATGCACTGATTGTCTCTACAATTGTTGTATCAGTAGGCGCGTTATTAAGTAAGCTAATGCCCGAGAATGCCTTTAGCGTCGTGACGACGATTAGTGCTATCTGTTTTATTTGGGTATGGAGTATCATTTTGATCTCTCATATCATCTATAAACGTAAAAATCGAGCACGCCATGAAGCATCGATTTTCAAAGCACCATTCACACCATTTGTGAACTATTTGGTGCTTGTCTTCTTTGCTTTCTTACTAGTTGTGATGTTTATCTCTGAGGCAACACGTACAGCGTTACTGTTAACACCAGTATGGTTTATCGTGTTATTTATACTCTACAAAGTAAAAAGAACATAG
- a CDS encoding LytTR family DNA-binding domain-containing protein → MKVEVSINPTYKEPKVIILTDKMTEEIEQIMQQVSTKAADSLAVFSNRGVEMIACNDILRIYTEAKKVFVQTADGIYTVRFRLYELEKKLNGLIFLRISNAEIVNRNMIKQMDISKTGTIGVVLKGEIKTYASRRYVSKIKKQLGI, encoded by the coding sequence ATGAAAGTAGAAGTGTCGATAAATCCGACATACAAAGAACCAAAAGTTATTATTCTCACAGATAAAATGACCGAGGAAATAGAACAAATTATGCAACAAGTTTCTACTAAAGCAGCTGATTCATTGGCGGTATTTTCTAATAGAGGGGTGGAGATGATTGCCTGTAATGATATTTTGCGTATTTATACGGAAGCTAAAAAAGTGTTCGTCCAGACGGCAGATGGCATTTACACGGTGCGATTTCGCTTATATGAACTTGAGAAGAAACTAAATGGACTAATATTTTTGCGTATTTCAAATGCAGAAATCGTCAATCGAAACATGATTAAACAAATGGATATTAGTAAGACAGGAACTATAGGAGTGGTCCTAAAAGGTGAAATTAAAACGTATGCCTCAAGGCGATATGTTTCGAAGATAAAGAAGCAATTAGGAATATGA
- a CDS encoding vitamin B12-dependent ribonucleotide reductase produces MVLTNHQPEVNKQLEQLNKDIEQFPQVHPVTPDMHIKHKGVSRLVMIDRYSFKDTEKKTLKAGDFVVLTVKADPKFPARGLGTIQKIDMSTKTADILIEGDYRSALDDPKEQETGVITRSIDVLEKPLEIFYEQIAKRNATGLASVEKTAEKRQEWFERFYEQLVSLKFIPAGRVIYGAGSETDVTFFNCYVMPFVADSREGISDHRKQVMEIMSRGGGVGTNGSTLRPRNTLARGVNGKSSGSVSWLDDIAKLTHLVEQGGSRRGAQMIMLADWHPDIVEFIISKMQNPRILRYLIENTTDESIIRLAKEKLNFKPLSQQDEAMYQGIVNYKSIEGLGGFDAAIIRDAENKLRDGGTYTVHNSEFLTGANISVTLTKEFMEAVENDAEFELRFPAVEEYSKEEMAVYNTEWHKVGDVREWEKLGYKVRTYRTIKANELWNLINVCATYSAEPGIFFIDNANDMTNAKAYGQSVVATNPCGEQPLAPYSVCNLAAVNLAQFANKENQTVDYEALRETVRVGVRMQDNVIDATPYFLEENRVQALGERRVGLGVMGLADLLIYCEKEYGSEGGNALVDEIFKTIAETAYEASTELAKERGSFPFLVGATAEETARLRKAFTETGFMQKMPTHIKEQILATGIRNSHLLTVAPTGSTGTMVGVATGLEPYFSFTYYRSGRLGKFIEVKAEIVQEYLDSHPEVSANDLPSWFVSSMELKPEAHADVQCIIQKWIDSSISKTVNAPRGYTVQQVEKVYERLYKGGAKGGTVYVDGSRDSQVLTLKAEENDMDQLSFEEELVEEHTKRPVVLVDTIQALASTTVIGSDVGNTCPVCRKGTVEEMGGCNTCTNCGAQLKCGL; encoded by the coding sequence ATGGTACTAACAAATCATCAACCCGAAGTAAACAAACAACTTGAACAGCTAAACAAAGATATTGAACAATTTCCACAGGTTCACCCCGTAACCCCTGATATGCATATTAAGCATAAAGGTGTTTCTAGACTTGTGATGATCGATCGCTATTCGTTTAAGGATACGGAGAAGAAAACACTAAAAGCTGGTGATTTCGTAGTCTTAACAGTAAAGGCAGATCCGAAATTCCCTGCACGTGGTTTAGGGACAATTCAAAAGATTGATATGTCTACAAAAACTGCAGATATTTTGATTGAGGGAGACTACCGTAGCGCGTTAGATGATCCAAAAGAGCAAGAAACGGGTGTGATTACGCGTTCAATTGACGTGTTAGAAAAGCCTCTTGAAATTTTTTATGAGCAAATTGCAAAACGTAATGCAACAGGGCTTGCTTCTGTTGAAAAAACAGCAGAAAAACGCCAGGAATGGTTTGAGCGATTTTATGAGCAACTCGTATCATTGAAATTTATCCCAGCTGGACGAGTTATCTATGGAGCGGGTTCTGAAACAGATGTAACGTTCTTCAATTGCTACGTAATGCCATTTGTAGCGGATTCACGTGAAGGTATTAGTGATCACCGTAAGCAAGTAATGGAAATTATGAGCCGTGGTGGTGGTGTAGGAACAAATGGTTCAACACTTCGCCCTCGCAATACGTTAGCACGTGGCGTGAATGGAAAATCATCTGGTTCGGTTTCATGGCTGGACGATATTGCCAAACTGACACACCTTGTGGAACAAGGTGGATCGCGTCGTGGCGCACAAATGATTATGTTGGCCGATTGGCACCCTGATATCGTGGAGTTTATTATTTCAAAAATGCAAAACCCACGTATTCTACGATACTTAATCGAAAACACGACGGACGAGTCTATTATCCGTCTAGCTAAAGAAAAATTAAACTTTAAGCCTTTATCGCAACAAGATGAAGCTATGTATCAAGGTATTGTAAATTATAAAAGTATCGAAGGTTTAGGCGGATTTGACGCTGCGATTATTCGTGATGCAGAAAATAAATTACGCGACGGTGGAACGTATACAGTCCATAACTCAGAATTTTTAACAGGCGCCAATATTTCCGTAACATTGACAAAAGAATTTATGGAAGCTGTTGAAAATGACGCTGAGTTTGAGCTTCGTTTCCCAGCGGTTGAAGAATATTCAAAAGAAGAAATGGCTGTCTACAATACTGAATGGCATAAGGTTGGCGATGTGCGTGAATGGGAGAAGTTGGGCTACAAAGTGCGTACATACCGTACGATTAAAGCGAATGAGCTTTGGAATCTTATTAATGTATGTGCAACATACTCTGCAGAGCCAGGTATCTTCTTCATCGATAATGCAAATGACATGACAAATGCTAAGGCGTATGGTCAAAGTGTTGTTGCAACAAACCCATGTGGGGAACAACCACTTGCACCCTATTCGGTATGCAATTTAGCAGCTGTGAATTTAGCACAGTTTGCTAATAAAGAAAACCAAACAGTTGATTATGAAGCATTACGTGAAACGGTACGCGTAGGTGTACGTATGCAGGATAACGTGATCGATGCAACACCTTATTTCCTAGAAGAAAACCGTGTACAAGCTCTAGGTGAGCGACGAGTTGGTTTAGGGGTAATGGGCTTAGCGGATTTACTCATCTATTGTGAAAAAGAATATGGCTCAGAGGGAGGAAATGCACTTGTTGATGAAATCTTTAAAACAATTGCAGAAACTGCTTATGAGGCATCAACTGAATTAGCAAAAGAACGTGGAAGCTTCCCATTCTTAGTAGGTGCGACAGCGGAAGAAACGGCACGTTTACGTAAAGCATTCACAGAAACAGGCTTCATGCAAAAAATGCCAACGCATATCAAAGAGCAAATTTTAGCAACAGGTATTCGTAATTCGCATTTACTTACAGTAGCACCTACAGGTTCAACTGGAACGATGGTTGGTGTAGCAACGGGTCTTGAGCCTTACTTCTCGTTCACATATTACCGTTCAGGACGCTTAGGTAAATTCATCGAGGTCAAAGCAGAAATCGTACAGGAATACTTAGATAGCCATCCAGAAGTAAGTGCGAATGACTTACCTTCATGGTTTGTATCATCGATGGAATTAAAACCAGAAGCGCATGCAGATGTACAATGTATCATTCAAAAATGGATTGATTCATCGATTTCAAAAACGGTGAACGCGCCAAGAGGCTATACAGTACAGCAGGTAGAAAAAGTGTATGAGCGCCTATATAAAGGTGGTGCTAAGGGTGGTACGGTTTATGTAGATGGTAGCCGTGACTCACAAGTACTTACACTGAAAGCAGAAGAAAATGATATGGATCAGTTATCATTTGAAGAAGAACTAGTAGAGGAACACACAAAGCGTCCAGTCGTATTAGTCGATACGATTCAAGCGCTAGCGTCAACCACAGTTATTGGCTCTGACGTTGGAAATACATGCCCAGTATGTCGTAAAGGAACAGTCGAAGAAATGGGCGGCTGTAACACATGTACAAACTGCGGTGCACAGCTTAAATGTGGTTTATAA
- a CDS encoding lipoate--protein ligase family protein, with protein MTTWYFLNSGKCSPSFNMALDEALLDWHSEGLIPPVIRFYEWEPATLSIGYFQQATRDINLEAVREQGLGFVRRPTGGRAVLHEHELTYSVIVTESYPDMPESVTEAYRVLSEGILQGFHNLGMDAYFSVPDTDAKKADLKKPKSAVCFDAPSWYELVVEGKKIAGSAQTRQKGVILQHGAILLDLDEEKLLSVFNFSSEEAKERMRKKLPEKAVAINSLVKEPVSIEQCVTAFREGFAKSLQIDLKPFTLSEEQLEYVRALEEKKYAHDDWNFKK; from the coding sequence ATGACAACTTGGTATTTTTTAAATTCAGGGAAATGTAGTCCTTCGTTTAATATGGCACTAGATGAGGCATTGCTTGATTGGCATAGTGAGGGGTTAATTCCTCCTGTGATTCGTTTTTATGAGTGGGAGCCCGCGACACTATCAATAGGTTATTTTCAGCAGGCAACTAGAGATATTAATTTAGAAGCTGTTCGTGAACAAGGGCTAGGTTTTGTGCGACGTCCAACAGGTGGAAGAGCAGTTTTACACGAACATGAGTTGACATATAGCGTCATTGTTACAGAAAGCTATCCAGATATGCCCGAATCGGTAACAGAGGCTTATCGTGTACTGAGCGAGGGGATTTTACAAGGTTTTCATAATTTAGGCATGGATGCGTATTTTAGTGTGCCCGATACGGATGCAAAAAAAGCAGACTTGAAGAAGCCAAAGAGTGCAGTATGTTTTGATGCGCCAAGTTGGTATGAACTTGTCGTAGAAGGGAAAAAAATAGCGGGTAGTGCGCAAACGCGTCAAAAAGGTGTCATTTTACAGCATGGTGCGATATTACTTGATCTCGATGAAGAAAAACTATTATCAGTATTTAATTTTTCTAGTGAAGAGGCAAAAGAACGCATGCGTAAAAAGCTGCCAGAGAAGGCTGTTGCCATTAATAGCCTTGTGAAAGAACCTGTTTCAATTGAACAATGTGTGACGGCTTTCCGAGAAGGTTTTGCAAAATCGTTGCAAATTGATTTAAAACCATTTACACTTTCTGAGGAGCAATTAGAATATGTGCGTGCATTGGAAGAAAAAAAATATGCACATGATGATTGGAACTTCAAAAAGTAA
- a CDS encoding DUF1385 domain-containing protein — translation MVQLKYIKRVVLALSNSPVYGGQAQLEGVMFGGKEHTITAIRRNDDSIDYYHYKKVQKPILQKLKKIPLVRGVVALIESAGLGSRHMQFSGDRYDVTPGEEEDKVEESSKLQMILGVAVVGILSFLFGKFAFTLIPVFIADFFSKWIEGKTGQILLESGIKLILLLTYLYFISLTPIIKRVFQYHGAEHKVINCYEAGKEVTVANVQAQSRLHYRCGSSFMLFTVFVGMFLYFFVPTDPLWLRLVDRILLIPVVLGVSFEVLQATNACRNIPVLRFLGYPGLWLQLLTTREPKDDQVEVAIASFNMLRQIEQQPEIAATLNHD, via the coding sequence ATGGTACAGTTGAAATATATAAAGAGAGTGGTGTTAGCCTTGAGCAATTCACCTGTATACGGGGGACAAGCACAATTAGAAGGTGTGATGTTCGGAGGAAAGGAACATACGATTACAGCCATTCGCCGTAACGATGATTCCATTGATTATTATCATTACAAAAAAGTTCAAAAACCAATTCTACAAAAACTAAAAAAAATTCCTTTAGTACGTGGTGTTGTTGCACTTATTGAATCTGCTGGCTTAGGTTCACGCCATATGCAATTTTCTGGGGATCGCTACGATGTTACACCTGGTGAAGAAGAGGATAAGGTAGAGGAAAGCTCTAAACTGCAAATGATTTTAGGGGTTGCCGTAGTTGGGATACTGTCCTTTTTATTTGGCAAATTTGCATTTACATTAATCCCTGTATTTATTGCAGACTTTTTCTCTAAATGGATAGAAGGTAAAACAGGTCAAATCCTACTGGAAAGTGGTATTAAGCTTATTCTACTACTTACTTATTTGTACTTTATCTCATTAACCCCAATCATAAAACGAGTCTTTCAATATCACGGTGCGGAACATAAAGTTATCAATTGCTATGAAGCTGGTAAAGAAGTAACTGTAGCAAATGTACAAGCACAATCTCGTTTACATTACCGTTGTGGTAGCAGCTTCATGCTATTTACTGTGTTCGTAGGCATGTTTTTATATTTCTTCGTACCTACTGATCCACTTTGGTTACGTCTCGTAGACCGTATTTTATTAATTCCCGTTGTACTTGGCGTATCATTTGAAGTACTCCAAGCAACGAATGCCTGCCGTAATATACCTGTGTTACGCTTCCTTGGTTATCCAGGTTTGTGGCTCCAATTACTGACAACAAGAGAGCCAAAAGACGACCAAGTGGAAGTAGCCATTGCTTCATTCAATATGCTTCGTCAGATCGAACAACAGCCAGAAATCGCTGCAACTTTAAATCATGACTAA
- a CDS encoding ABC transporter ATP-binding protein, whose translation MTIEIKELTKHYKDQVAVDNLSLNIEKGEFFALLGQNAAGKTTTIKMLCGLVAPTSGDAYLEGASVVHNQIAVKNNINISPQETAVAPNLTVVENLRLMARLYGYSKIQAEQRAIAQMNIFGLLTRQHEKAKTLSGGYKRRLSVAMAMMSTPKILFLDEPTLGMDVRARRDLWSILRQLKGHVTIVLTTHYLEEVEVLADRVGIMHNGKLRALGTIQQLMSQTGRPTFEDVFLELTEGESR comes from the coding sequence ATGACCATTGAAATAAAAGAATTAACGAAACATTATAAGGATCAAGTAGCAGTAGATAACTTATCATTAAACATTGAAAAAGGTGAATTTTTTGCATTACTTGGTCAAAATGCTGCGGGCAAGACAACAACCATAAAAATGCTATGCGGACTTGTTGCACCTACAAGTGGTGATGCTTATTTGGAAGGAGCAAGCGTAGTTCACAATCAGATTGCCGTCAAGAACAATATTAATATTTCACCACAAGAAACAGCAGTTGCACCAAATTTAACTGTTGTGGAAAATTTACGATTAATGGCTAGACTTTATGGCTATTCAAAAATACAAGCGGAACAACGTGCGATTGCACAGATGAATATATTTGGCTTGCTAACGCGCCAGCATGAAAAGGCTAAGACTTTATCGGGTGGTTATAAGCGACGATTAAGTGTAGCAATGGCCATGATGTCTACTCCGAAAATTTTGTTTTTAGATGAGCCCACGCTAGGTATGGATGTGCGTGCGCGCCGTGATTTATGGTCAATTTTACGTCAATTGAAAGGGCATGTAACGATTGTTTTAACGACTCATTATTTAGAAGAAGTAGAGGTGTTAGCGGACCGTGTTGGTATTATGCATAATGGAAAATTACGAGCACTTGGTACGATTCAACAATTGATGAGTCAAACAGGAAGACCAACGTTTGAAGATGTCTTTTTAGAGCTGACGGAGGGGGAGTCACGTTGA